From the Fusobacterium ulcerans ATCC 49185 genome, the window GGCTCTGTTTTCTGTAATCAAACTTAATAATTTTTCTGTTTCTCCAAATCTGTCATGTACTTTTACTTTGAATTCATATCTTCTTCCTGCATTGATTAAAGCTCTGTTCAATACTCTTTCTATAAGATTTACATCTATATTTCCTCCAGACACTACTGCACATGTCTTTTTACCTTTACAGTCAACTTTTCCTGCCAAAATTGCTGCTAAAGGTGTTGCCCCTGCTCCTTCAGCCACTACTTTGCTTTTTTCCATTAAGAATAATATTGCTCTTGCTATTTCATCTTCTGTTACTGTTACTACTTCATCTACATATTGTTTTACAAGTTCAAGAGTTTTGCATCCTACTTTTTTTACTGCTATTCCATCTGCTATTGTTGGTGTTGCGCATACTTCACAACATTCTCCCTTTGCCAAAGCTTCTGTCATTGATGCGGCATTTGCTGATTCTACTCCTATGATTCTTACTGATGGATTGATTGATTTTATTGCTGTTGCTATTCCTGCAAGAATTCCTCCCCCTCCAATTGGTACTAGTACTGTATCTATATCAATTGCATCTTCTAATATTTCTAATCCTATAGTTCCTTGCCCTGAAATTACATAGTCATCATCAAATGGATGTAGGAATATTGCTCCTGTTTCTTTTTGAATTTCACATGCTTTCGCAAAAGCATCATCATATACAGTTCCACATAATACTACTTCCGCTCCATAGCCTTTTGTTGCTGCCACTTTTGCTATTGGTGCAGTTTCAGGCATTACTATTGTTGATTTTATTCCTTGTGCTGTTGCTCCCAAAGCTATTCCCTGTGCGTGATTTCCTGCTGATGATGCAATAACACCTTTTTTCTTTTCTTCTTC encodes:
- the ilvA gene encoding threonine ammonia-lyase, whose translation is MAVTLETIKKAKQTIEHSIKRTPLIECPTLEKALGGKVLFKLENLQKTGSFKVRGALNRIANLTEEEKKKGVIASSAGNHAQGIALGATAQGIKSTIVMPETAPIAKVAATKGYGAEVVLCGTVYDDAFAKACEIQKETGAIFLHPFDDDYVISGQGTIGLEILEDAIDIDTVLVPIGGGGILAGIATAIKSINPSVRIIGVESANAASMTEALAKGECCEVCATPTIADGIAVKKVGCKTLELVKQYVDEVVTVTEDEIARAILFLMEKSKVVAEGAGATPLAAILAGKVDCKGKKTCAVVSGGNIDVNLIERVLNRALINAGRRYEFKVKVHDRFGETEKLLSLITENRANILFITQSMYNVELGITMQEVTLVIECSDMTHRDAVRAKIIEAGYEIY